In one window of Bos taurus isolate L1 Dominette 01449 registration number 42190680 breed Hereford chromosome 15, ARS-UCD2.0, whole genome shotgun sequence DNA:
- the OR8J2E gene encoding olfactory receptor family 8 subfamily J member 2E, whose product MAPGNRTYVTEFILMGVSDLAELQIPLFCVFLVTYGQVITRNLGIVILTSVDSQLQNPMYFFPKQLAIINLGNSSVIALQMLVNFLVTKKTISYYACAAQLGGFIAFVVAEIFVLAAMACDRYVAICSPLLYRVVVSPRICLLLVALIYIYSLTTALTVSSCVFSMSYCSSNVINHFYCDNVPLLALSCSDTYIPETAVFTFSGTNLVFSMIIVLTSYFNIILAILRIRSSEGRQKAFSTCPSHMMAVTVFYGTLLFMYLQPRTNHSLDTDKMASVFYTLVIPMLNPLIYSLSNKDVKDALKRFLDNPCQSFRLMQI is encoded by the coding sequence ATGGCTCCAGGGAATCGCACTTACGTGACTGAATTCATTCTAATGGGAGTCTCAGATCTTGCAGAACTCCAGATTCCTCTTTTCTGTGTGTTCCTGGTCACCTATGGACAGGTCATAACAAGGAACCTGGGAATCGTCATCCTCACCAGCGTGGACTCTCAGCTTCAAAACCCCATGTACTTTTTCCCGAAGCAATTGGCTATCATCAATTTGGGCAATTCTTCCGTCATTGCCCTCCAAATGTTGGTTAACTTCTTGGTTACAAAGAAAACCATATCTTACTATGCATGTGCAGCCCAACTAGGTGGATTCATAGCTTTTGTTGTGGCTGAGATTTTCGTCCTGGCTGCCATGGCCTGTGACCGCTATGTGGCTATTTGCAGCCCCCTGCTCTACCGGGTGGTGGTTTCTCCACGGATCTGCCTTCTCCTGGTGGCCCTTATTTACATCTACAGTCTGACCACAGCACTGACAGTCTCTTCCTGTGTGTTTTCCATGTCATACTGTTCATCCAATGTGATCAACCATTTTTACTGTGATAATGTCCCTTTGTTAGCATTGTCCTGTTCTGATACCTACATTCCAGAAACAGCAGTGTTTACCTTTTCAGGGACCAATTTGGTTTTCTCTATGATTATTGTTCTAACATCATACTTCAACATCATCCTTGCCATTTTGAGGATACGTTCTTCAGAAGGGCGACAAAAAGCGTTTTCCACCTGTCCTTCTCACATGATGGCTGTCACTGTGTTCTATGGGACTCTTCTCTTTATGTATTTGCAGCCAAGGACCAACCACTCATTAGATACTGATAAGATGGCCTCAGTCTTCTATACCCTGGTGATCCCAATGCTGAACCCTCTCATTTACAGCCTGAGTAACAAGGACGTGAAGGATGCATTGAAGAGATTCCTGGATAACCCATGTCAGTCATTCAGATTAATGCAAATTTAA